Proteins from a single region of Microtus ochrogaster isolate Prairie Vole_2 linkage group LG5, MicOch1.0, whole genome shotgun sequence:
- the Msc gene encoding musculin — protein sequence MSTGSVSDPEDMEVRGLQRVYPTPSSKRPPLHDAERGYVSPSDNSSAEEEDPDGEEEPRSLGAAGIPGGCKRKRPRVAGPGGAGGGAGSGGKKPLPPKGSAAECKQSQRNAANARERARMRVLSKAFSRLKTSLPWVPPDTKLSKLDTLRLASSYIAHLRQLLQEDRYENGYVHPVNLTWPFVVSGRPDSDTKDVSAANRLCGTSA from the exons ATGTCCACCGGCTCGGTGAGTGACCCCGAAGACATGGAGGTGAGAGGGCTGCAGCGCGTCTACCCGACCCCCTCCTCCAAGAGGCCACCTCTGCACGATGCCGAGCGCGGCTACGTCTCTCCCAGCGACAATTCTTCCGCGGAGGAGGAGGACCCAGACGGCGAAGAGGAGCCACGCTCTTTGGGAGCCGCGGGCATCCCGGGGGGCTGCAAGAGGAAGCGGCCCCGTGTGGCTGGCCCGGGCGGCGCAGGTGGCGGTGCGGGCAGCGGTGGAAAGAAGCCGCTCCCGCCCAAGGGCTCGGCCGCTGAGTGCAAGCAGTCGCAGCGGAACGCCGCCAACGCCCGCGAGCGGGCCCGGATGCGCGTGCTGAGCAAAGCCTTCTCCAGactcaagaccagcctgcccTGGGTGCCGCCCGACACCAAGCTTTCCAAACTGGACACGCTGCGCCTGGCTTCCAGCTACATCGCGCACCTGCGCCAGCTGCTGCAGGAGGACCGCTACGAGAACGGATACGTGCACCCGGTGAACCTG ACGTGGCCGTTCGTGGTCTCTGGACGGCCGGACTCTGACACCAAAGATGTTTCTGCAGCCAACAGACTCTGTGGAACTTCCGCTTAG